The Xylocopa sonorina isolate GNS202 chromosome 5, iyXylSono1_principal, whole genome shotgun sequence genome segment ACAATCGAAAGTTGCATTTGCCAGGGAAACTTTTCTTTACGTAATTCGCGAAAGTTTCCCTGTCAAAGGTAACAGTTGTCTGTTTTCACTCGAGATAAAAATCCATTCTAATTAACGAATAACTAATTTCGCAAACTACTCTTCCCAAGCAGTTCCGTTCAAGCCGAAGAGGCCACCCGTTGATGTGATCTATACGAAGCCTCCGGGATTTCATCATGGTCCACCCGCAATCAGTAATCCTCCCGTACCCTACGAAGATGCTAGTGCTTGGTTCCCTGAAGCGGATCATCCACCACCCAACAAAGATGTCTACTATTCTCAACTATATGCTCAATCCTATGACCctcattattataattatatcgCGAAAACGGGAAAGATAAAGCCTTATTTGTATGGAAAATACGGTAAGCACCATGAAGAAGAAGGGAGCAGTATCTGGGCTGATTTGTAcaggggatttaagaagcacggcCTGAAGAACATGATGACACCAACGTTCCTCTTGGGGATGACACTTCCCGTGGTTACCCTGATGCTCACCGCGCTCGTACAGAAGAGGTCTTTGTCCAGATCAGATTCGAGGGAGTTATCACAGGAGGAGACGATTCAGGATTACCTGGAACAAGTCCAGAAAGCTGTAGAATGTTACGAGAAGAAAAGGAGGAAGGAGGATACAAACGTAGAGTGTTAAAGTTAGatttttcaattaatttatttaGGTGGATATTAAACGGGCGATTAAAGGAAACGGAAAGGACCATCGTAGATGGCTTGTACACGGCTCATGTAATATAATATACGACGAGGGGAAcgatttctcttgaaatgtctGTCGTCGTGAGCTATGGTTTATTGCGTACGATTAATTGCCTGAAATCGCAGCAGACCACCACGAGACATCGATGGGAGAACGTGACAGTGAAACGCTTCTCGCGTCGAGAGTGGCAGACGTGAGAAGCGTACTTTCGCGGGTCAATTATCTAAGACCCTGTTCGCAACTGCGTGTTCGTACGTGTATAACTCGCGCACCGTGAATTTAATTACCGATGATATCGAGAATAGCAGCATCCATCGACTCACTTTTACTTTTCTATTGAACCACACGACCGACTGAACGAATAGAGGAACGTGATTATTAAATGGAAAAAAGTTCAGGCTTTAACAACTCCTTTTTTCATTCCTCGCATACCTTCTTCCCgttctcctttttttccttgcgtggaaagaAAGACTCTTTTCTAACGGACAGTGATCTTCGACCTATATTTTAGAGTTGTGTGTGCACGGACATGCCTTGAATTTCAAATTAGAAATGACATCCTTGATTCGCTGCAAGGCGCAGCACTGTGCATCATGGCACAGAAATGGATAACCGGTTTGACCATTTATGGGCGGACCTCGCAAAGTGTCACGCATCGATTTCGATGGAACTTCAACTAAATTATCTAGGAATGGCGCAAGTAATTCAACGCAGCCGGTATTATTTGTCTGAATGTCAAATAAATACCGAACACTCTGGAAAAGAAACAATTTAACATGAACTAAATatgattaaataaaattaaataaaaaataaatgcgTAACACTTTATTAATGAGTCCATGCCGTCTCTTTAATAATTCCTCCAGTTCCATAAACTAGACCACCGAGCGAACCGTCCTCGTTGTAGATGTTGCGCATTATTTTTGTAAATAATCCAAATAGTATCAATCGATGCTTAAATCTGCAACATTAATCCTTTCACGATTGAGCTCTACGCCAGGAAAAGTCTTGCTCGAACCGTCACTCCAAAGATATCTTCGCCACATTTTTAATTCCGTCCATGAGCTGACGTAATTCGAGTACACGACGCTGATTAGTAACGCGACGATAAGGTCAATTACGATAACTCGGGCATTAATGAAACCGTAAATTAAGACCACGTGCAACGAAGCGGCTCGTTTGGCGCCTGAAGTCCGCAGCCGTGTAACAATTCGTCCCGAAGAAATCTCGGTCGATTTCTTCTCCTGCCGGACACGTTTGAGCTGAGTTTACACAGAGTCGTTCTACTTAATTtgttgaatttttccgacgatgACTAGCAGCCTGTATCCTTAGCCTGAAAGAGGCGAAACACTCATCAGAATTACAGGTGACTCCAAAACTTCAGTTTTCATGACTTGACTGACTTACACTCTATTTCTAATTATTCCTTTACATCTGATACTTAAGCAACATGTATAATTCCACGTTTAATACCTACCCTTCAAAGTTTCAATTTTTATGTTAGTAATTAATGTGATTGTTAAACAGTAATCATCGACGAAACCACGATCAACTCCTGATGGCCACACCGGAATAGAAATAACTTTACTCCTTGTAGATTCATCGACGATTCGATGTATAATTGAATTATTTCATCAAACGATTGAAGGTTTAATTCACGGGTCATGAGATCCAGACGTTCTGTGCACGTCCAATTATGATCAAGGGCAATTACTAATTTCAATTCTATTCCTTGCATATCATTAGAAAAGCGTGGTTCAACGTGCAATGGATCGACGTGTTTCAGAAAGCACTGATTCTGTTGGATAGTCTCAGACATACTTTCTGTCCACCACTGTCAATTTATACGTGTTCCTTTACTCCACTGGAAAAGCAACAGAGAAAGTATATATAGAATAAATGGTACCACGGGGAGAAACACTTTCGTCCAACGAACTTCCTACGTGAAATCGTATTATTAGTCGCAACAAGATCGGAGATTTCTTAACGAAAACTATTTTGTACACTTGTATATCTAGTTTCTACAAACACAACTTATCACGATAAACAGAAGAACTTTTACTTTATTTTTGTTCTCAAAAAAAAGTGGTAACACAAATGTCCCTTTTTTATAACTTTTTATGGTTGCGATAAATCATATACAAACAACTTTCGGTACGAAAATATAAGTTTACGGATAACAAAAGTTATccgtaataaaaataaatcacAGTTGATGAAGCGACTTTGTTGTTACGTTTCTCAAAAAAGTATTGATTCGGTGAATGTTTCATAATTGGTTTAACTAGATTAGATTCGACGTGATATGAGCACAGGCGAGCTTCAAGGATCGTTTTCATAAGAAAACGAACTTCGAAGATCATTTTGTTTAATTTTCTCTTCCAAGACGaaagaaattaaaaagaaaaaattgttcCCTGACGCATCCTGTGGCTTTTATAGAGAAAGCAGGTAAAGGAATACAGGATGGAACGAGCGAGCGTAGAATCTGCTAAAATAGATCCTAGTTGGCTCCATAAAAGTCATAGGTACTTTCACGGATATGGCTCCTATAAAATAATTGTTGTAACTAAGAAACAATGTACATACTGTATTGCTTTCAATTTTGCAACACGCTACATTTTGCGTATATATAACTGCGCATATAATTGCCCTTTGTTACCTACAGTATCGCTAATGTTCGCAGAGCATTGTTCCATCATACCGCATTGAACAAATCTCTTTATTAAAACTCTGCTATTCTTCTCTTCTTGTTTTCCCCTTTGCTTTCCTAACGTTAAACAAGTCATGGGCCTGCTCCAGCAAACGGTCATCATCAATTTGATTCTACGTGGGTGGTCAGTCTTCGTCTCGGCAAACGACCCGATATTTTTTTCCAGTTTTTTGTGTGCACTTGTATCGCTCTATCGCGCCAACTACGATCAGCTAGATCAAGTTACTCTTGTACATACAATGTGCGTTTACAATATCTTTTGTAACTCGGTTGTTGCACACTGAGAGAATAATTGAGACGATAGGTGCAATAAGTACGAAGCTACAATTTATGCGGTCTTATGAATATATGTTTTTAAGATTATACACAATTTACTTCATAGTTTTATTTGAATGTAAGTAGAATCTTGTGAAGTTGACGTTCTAATATATGGCATGAGTTGACTCGTTGCACGTAACGCCTCTCGTTGTTCTCTAATATTACACAATGATCGATTTAAAGAACGCTATTTTCACATTTGACACTTCTACACCTTTCGCACTGATAAGAATCACTACTGCTACAGTTACGTATCGTGAAATTGTTTCGTGGGACTAGACGAGGTCTGATTATACGAAGTAGTAATTGCTGGTGAATGCTAAACGGAACGTGATGTCAAATAACGTGTCGATAGCTTATATATCGCTGGTTTACAATATACCTTCAACTAAAATGGTAGCTCGCTGTATAAAGCTCCCATTACATTTTCTTGTTCTAAATTAATCCTATGAAACATGGTCGAGCTTTTCTTATGTAATAAGAACTATGCTTTCGACTGTTTTGAATAAGCATGATTTGCTGTCATGATACGGTAAAATCAGACTACAAACGTGATGTTAAAATTTAATTATCTAGTAAATCAACTATGACGTAGTAAAAGTGCAACTAAAAATTATCTATACATATATAAGTATGTAACATGTGTATATATACCTGTATATCGTGTAATGATATACGTGTATACGTATGCATTTCCGAAAATTTTTCTAAATATTATCATTAACATAAATTATAGaaattttaaatatacataaaaaTCTGTATAGATTGAAAGACTACTTCAGCTTTACCTAATATCTCTTGTGTACATGATTGTTGTACTGTCTGCAAACATCATTGGTTTGCTCTGATGAATGAAATAACTTTTTAAATGATTGATTACAATGGGCACAATCTTCTTACTCTTTTTCTAATAAAATAGTAGATAAAATGGTCAGAAacgtttaaaaaaagaaaaaaaattaaaatatacCTATATGCTCGAATGCAGCCTTGTTTTTTCCTACGATCATGTCTCTCTCCACAAAAGGCTAAGGTTTACTACCGAAATTAACTTAATACTTACATTAGCGACGTTACATCTACATAATTTCTTACATCTTCTTTGTTTCTTAATTGATATTAGGATGTGAACACTCCATGTCTAAAAGTTTACTCTGTAAAATGTAATCGGTTCAGTCAAATTTTTCCTCCTTAAACGCAAGTCTAATAGCTTCGCCGACGTGTTCCACTACGAATGCAGGTTTGCACAGGCTGTCGTCGACTGGTAAGAAATCTCTAGGGCTGTGTTCCGATGTGAAATTCGAATCCCGTTGATGGACACCGGTTTCAACCAAAATACTGATACAAGCTTTAGCACTAGGCGGATTAACATCTTTGCCAAGCAGTTTCTTTATTTTGTccgtttttaatgcttcttcctTTGCGCAATGTGACAGATATTTATCATATAAATTCGCACCAAATATATCAGTATTAATATTATCTCTGAAAATACAtgtaaaatttaattatttcttctaattttttaaatattgctgAATTCAGACATGTACAACTGTTGCTCGAGTAATAACAATGGCCTTTATATTGCGGAAGAGCCTGCATTTTGCTTTTGGTAAAATTACTCCTACTCACAGCAATTGCATATGTCTGCATTAGTTTATTGATATTGTCAAAGCATTCATTACCCAATAGCATATATTGTATCAACATTATGATCTATTCCAATACTTCTAGCATGCTCACGGAGCATATAATTTGCATGATAGTAGGTAACTTCATTAGGTTTTCCGACTAGAGCAGAGTATATCAAATCTTTGCCTGTAATCTTCTTATACAAAGATTCCAGACATAATAAGAAAGCACCATGACCGTATCTAGGAATTGGTGCCTCTGATACCCACAACAAATCCATGTTACACGCCAAGACAGGAATGTGTGGGTATGGAATATCAGGAAGTAAACCAGCAGGCATTCCATTAGTCAATAAGAGATCTACCATCAATTGTAACGGAGTTTCCCAGGAAACTGGTTCGCTAAATAAAACGATGCCTTCTATTGTAGGAAAGTTTGGATCTACAGGACCACAAACTGGATTTCTTTTTTCCATATTTACATAGTCCAAAGAGGGAAAATTTTTCACTAATTCTTGAATGGTTATAGTTTTTTGGAAACCTAGTTCATTAGCAATTTCCCTGATTGGTCCTTGTCCAGATATTAGTACTTGTTTATTATGAAAATGTTGAAACAATTTTAGTGGTGAATGAGCCATTATAACCTGCGATTCTTTTACTTCTAATCCTATCCATTTTGTTAGGTCAGCTGCCTTTTGACTACGTAGGGCGTTTCCACTATTGGTAACAAATACAGTTGGTACACGAAATTTGCCATCTTTCCCTTGAAGTTGTTTAAAAGCTTCTGGTACGGGTGGTAAGACATTCTTACCGCGTACTATTACACCGTCGATATCAAAAAGTAAACCAAACTTTGGTTTTGAACTTAAATGCTGAAAATAAAGAAATGTAACTATTAATTATCTGTTCAAAGGTGTCTTTGCTAAAGCATATTATTTTTTACAATCTTAGAATAATTAACCGTAAATGTTATAACTAAAATTAGAGctttttaattatttcataGGAAATTCTGCAGTTACTTCATATTTTTGGAGCAGGACATTTAAACAGCTCTGTGTGCAAAGGCCTTGAAAcagaatataaaaatatacctGTTGTGTTATGAATGGTATGCGGTATATTTTTATACCAATGCATAATATAATGCCTGATAAATTTCACATCGTTTATCCTGACCAATCTCGTAATTATAATTTACAATTAATGTTTTTATACAATTTTGAAAAAGCTATTAATAGAGTCAGAATTTAGAAAGACATAAGAGCAACTTGCATTTGATTCATGAACGATTAACAAGAATTACGTATGAGAATTCAAATTCGAATGAAAAAATAATCTATCgtttaaaaaattgtttaaatacGAAAGGTGAAAGAGTTGAAAAAAAAGTGCATTGAATAGTAGGCGgagatttcgtcgcgaaatcGATTGATATGAAAAAATTAATTGTTACTGCGTTCCGAATGAATTTAAGTCAGTTTAAACAATGTAGGTCGATTCGTCTATGTCATAAACAAAAGAAGGCATATATAACGGGTCCACCTTGATCCGCAGAGACATTTAATCGAGCGTTCAATAATGTATGAAATGTAACTCACTCTAACTCCTGTGAACCTTGTGATGTCTGGTCGTAACAATATTTTCATAATTGCCATTTTGGCAGTGGCAGGTGGTAAACAAGGAGACGACAATAACAAGCTTAAAAGCTAGGGGGATACGTTCAAAGGCTACTTCTCACAGATTGATTATGCATAATGCAATATTTTGAGGTTATAGTGACCTACAGATCGCACAGTATATTTGATCGTATTTTTCTCACGTGCCGTAAGAGGACACAGTGTACACTGCACGATGCAGCTAACATTATTAGCGTGTGCGATACGCAATGTCTTTTGCTTTTAGCTGAAACTTCCTCTGATAATCAATTCGGAAACTATAGATGAATCTCTAGATAAATGCCCTACTATCTACATGTATATATTCCATATTTAGGCGGAGTGTAATTAGCTGAGATGGAAAGTACTCTATCCGAATGATAACGCTACCAACTGCCAGCGGAATGTATACTTTTTCGAGCGAACTTTCGCGTTAAAAAAATCTTCCATCACAATTGTTAACTACTATGTCATTGTGATTTTATTACTACAACCTTCCTCGTATTGAACGTTGATTGCTCGTGATCTATTGATCAACGATTCTACGCATGTTTTATAAGGAATATTTGCGTCGCAACAGAATTTCGTTCCCTCGATTAGATTCGCAACGACTGTGCAGAGAGATAAAAGGTTGGACAACCTGCTGAATCAGCTGAGTCTTAAGTGAAGCTGAATTTCTGACTGGACTGTTATCTTTCATGTTGAGTAAAGTTTTTTCTGTATTATTCGCTTAGCTAAAATGTTTATAAAACCACTTAAAGTCAAATCAAATAATCAATTGAAAGGAACGGAAAGGTAAGTGCAATTGAGTGTGTGTGCTCACCAAAGATTGCACTAATGTATCTCCTATTATTTTTGATTAGGAAAAAATTATGCGAAGAAGTTTTAGCAGCATATCCGTCGTTAACAGAGGAAGAAACGCAATGGTTAATTCCTAAGAAAGAAGCAATCAGTGTTATGAAAATTATTACTCACAATGGCCATACAGGGAAAGTGTATTGTGTGGCCAAGATACCCATGTTTTTCCAGCTTGGGTCTTTGAATCAAGCATTATTACCCACTATATACACATTATGGCATCatccaaatttgttaaaaacatTTACAACGCATTCTCCAGTCGTGTCAAAATTGGCAGCAGGTGCAGACTTAATGTTACCTGGTGTTTGTATCAAACAGCCTGTAACATTATATTCCTTTGGTAAATTACCAAAAGGCACACCTGTATCAGTAAACACAGAAGATAATAAGGTATACACTTGGTCGACTATGTAATATTGGACCTTAAAAGTAAAAGCTTTTAAATTACAACCATATTTCTCCTTTGTATAGGCACCAGTAGCTGTTGGTTTAACTGCTCTCTCTAGCGAAGACATGTATATGTCCGGAGGTTATGGAAAATGTGTAGAAATACTACATGTAATGGGCGATACACTTTGCCAATTAGGAAAGCCTTGCTTGAGACCAAACTTAGGCCCACCAAACGTTGATGGAGATGATCAGTTAAAAAATCCAGATGAAGCTGTAGAAGAAAGCAATGATGATAATGAAGAATCGCTTGCTGAAACAATGAACGAGTTGGAAGTGAATAATGACACAGTGTCGGAAACTGAATCTCCTGATAAGGAAGAAATCAACATAGAAGACTGTGGTGAAATAGAAGATACTACAGCTCTGGAGCAAACAGAAGTAGCATCAGATCCAGTACAAGAAATGGATGACTTGTTAGAATATTGCTTTTTGAAAGCTTGCAAAACATCGATAAAAGCGAACGATTTACCAATATTAGCATCGAATTTCTTCAAAAACCACCTGATCGCGGCATGTCCGCCACACAAGAGTGTAGATATAAAAAAATCTCGGTATAAAAAGCTATCCGTATTTTTAGCGGAAATGAATGCGCGGGGTGTTATCAATACCTCTGTCATAAAAGGTGTCGAAAGTATATTATCAATTAAGGTATAATTTTTATAGTCTTCCAAGTTCTACACGATTATTTGCTCCCGATATTAATGTTAATACCTTTCGTTACAGTTCGATCATATTCTCTTGAAAAGATTGGTAGTTGTAGAAGAACCTGTGCCGCCTCAGGAGCCAGTTGTTTCAAATGCAGCCGTCGTTTCAGAATGTTATAGAGTAACCGCCGATGTTTTGCCGATATTAGCGAAATTCGGATACGAGTGAGTATAACAGTGCCACGCTGGGAATGTGCCGTATTACCGCGATACAATAATTGCAAAGAGAATGATTTTCTGTGCAGAGCAGAAGTCGACAACTGTTACATCATATACCATTATGCTGATTATATGATATGCCATTATGCTGTTATATGATACGAATTATGTACATTTTACTCCCATACGATGATTGCAGAAAAGGGGACGTTATGAAAAGAGCTGAGATCAGAAAATGTTTTACTGAATACGTGAAAGCGGAGAATCTTCAGGACGGAAAGTAAGCTAGAGATACGCTTGAAAATTAAATGTTCATTCAATCTAAATAGAGTAATCGTCTCTTAATGCGTTTTATTTACAGGATACTGAGGTTAAATCCGCAGCTGGCGCACGTTATGAAGACCAAAGTGAATCAGGAAACTGTTACGATGGAGGACGGAATAAACAAGTTTATTGGACGCATGACGCATATGCACGAAGTTACATTGGCGGGGAACAAATTGTTACACACGGGCAAATTGGAGCCTATCGACATGAGGGTCACAGTTCGGTCCGGTGGTAAGAAGGTATAGCGATTGATTTTCAATACTCAAGCGTAAACAAGGTATTATGGAAAACTGGTTATTTGTTCAGATTGTATGTTACAGGTGACGTTAGTGAATAATTTAGAAACGTTCGGTATAAATTCTAAAGAGTTCAGTAAAGAATGTCAAAATATTGGGGCAAGTGCAACAATTACAGACGAACCAGGGAAGAAAACCCCTAGCGTTCTTGTTCAAGGAAATCAAATTTTATACGTGTACAAATTACTCACAGGTGAGTAGTACTGACATATTTTGCAAGATAAACATTTCATGCTTGACTCTAATAAACGTAATTTTTCAGAAAAGTATCAAATTAAAAAGACGTACATAAGAGGACTGGAATTCGCTCCGAAGAAGCAAGGTTTCCATaagaaagaatttataaaaCCAAATGTTCGATAGATGTGCACTACTCTCTCTTATTTATTTAGGTACCagtaattttctttttcaaaattaattaggaATGTTTCCATTATTGGAACTCGCTATTATAATTTGGCTCATGAATAAAGGAATTCTCAACGAAACTCCGTCTACTAATTTTTACCAACGCTTCATCTACTACGGATGGTACATCCCAAAATGAAAACCAAACGAAAAGATAAACCGGTGACCGGTTCGAAAGAGGATCGAGAATCGAAGTTTGTTaatataatttattgtatatcgaGGTTTCAACATGGAAAAGTACAAATATTGCAATATAGGGCCCGCGAGCTCTCCTCGGgtgggagggagggagggagggaggaggGTATGATTTCACAGGAAGGAGAGACAACGCACGTTTAAGATCTcgagaaatttttttcttctaacgagAATGCGCTTGCTACGCAGCGAAACCgaggtatatatgtatatatgtgcaGATTTTACgtatttcctctttttttttttgtttcttcttctttcgtttACCTGGCAATAAGGAAATGTCAACGGGTCGGCGAACAATCCAGCAAAATTTCTTTTGAGTAAAGGAAGGTTCCCTCCTCTCCACGGCCCCCGCATATATTTAATActcgttttgtttttttttttctgctacCAGTACGCACGGACGCGTCACGATCGTGACGCGCACGTGCGTGTCGTGACAGTTAttactctttttctctttttatcaGCATCATTATCATCGTCATCATCGTCGCTATCATATCTTCACTTTCTGTTCCTTAACTAAGCAGACGGCTTACTGGCAACCATGATCGCCCGGCTCGATCGATTTTCCACTTGATTCGACGATCGAAGAAACGACAAGTTCAGAAAGTATCTTAAAATACTTATTTCACAAATTTTCCCAACTTGTACAACGGTAATTACTTTCTGATCGGATTGACGGGCTTTTTGGGCGGATATGACTTAACACTTCAGTCACTCTTCGTTATTCTACCGTTCTCAAAGACGAGACGAACCATTGAAATGTTTTATGCGCTCATCCGGCCGCGAAGTGTTCAATTATTATTAGCGTTCAGAATTTGCTTTCTGGGGACCGACCGATCGTTTCTTACAAGCCATCGACGAATCGTGATTAACAAGCAATCGCGTTCAACGTGAAACATCTCAGAGCACCCTTAGTTTCTATCACACTAAACCCTCGCCTTAATCTCTCAAAATAAGTAACTTCGTCCGAGATCATCATCACAATATTTCGTCAAATCCAGATATTGATCTCGACCGACGAGCATGATCACGGCTGCAACCAAGCGCCTTTCGTCGTCAATCTCTCCctcacgctctctctctctctctctctttctctccctctctctcgttctctttctctcgttatATTCTAAATCgtttcattttcttcttttttttgggAACATATTGTGCCTACCGTTGTTGCCTTGTTCATCTTCGGTTGGAATCACAACCATAATCATTGCCACAGTCATCGCCTATCATTCTAATCATTCTCCGCGATATAATCACCGAAATTTCgtaatcatcatcatcatcatcaccgTCTCGTGTCTCTCTTATCATTCaccctcgctctctctctctcgctttctttccatttcTCGTTTATTCTTATCTTCCCTTTCTCTCTATGCACCTCTCACACTATATCATTCTCTCGTACTTTCTATCTCTCTTGCGCTCCCCTTTTCTCGCCTTCGGAATTttcatagttttttttttttctttacatatGCAACACATAATGCGACTAGGTAGTACaggttaattaataattaatatcgTTAGTTATACAATAATAACGTATGACTAGACAATGCAAGATAATAATTATATCGTAAATAGTAATAATCATGGATCGCAATTTATATCAACAATTGTGATGGCGCGCACATGTTCTCGAGAATGTCGTTTTCGTTTTTATCcttaaatcatttttttttttctccctttctttTAGTATACGCTGTGTGCCTCTGTGTGCGTGAATGGCCTCCTTTCTTTCCCCTGTACGTGTGAGTGCATGTAATCGTGTGGCTATGATTGTACGCACAGTTTCATCTACGTCCGATGCAAGTTATAATAGTCTGTCGGGTTCCTGTGTTCAGCCAGTAAAGTTGTCGAAGGTACGTATGCGTATGTGTAGAAATGACGTGCACCTAAACGTTGCATCAGAGTTTGTCGCTTGTGTGTTTAGCAATAGAAAAAGTATATTGGATCAAGATTCTTGTAAATTCGTGTAAATATTCAACGCATCTCTAATTCGTTACCCCGTTAATACTCGATCTGGGACGACGAGGAGGGAAAGCTCGACGGAATCGAGCAGAGAGGAACGATTCCTTCGAGGATCCCCTCGAGAAATGAACTCTGTTCCCTAACGCGTGTAAATGGCACGCGAGATACGTGTATACGCGTGTGTTCTACGACGAGGAATTCGTAATTTGTTTGCTCCGCTCCGTCTGATCGATTTTCCTCGATCGGAACGAACCTCGAGCTGTAGCCCCGACGAAACTCATGATCACGCAATGAAACGATCGATACGATATACGGTTACAACACATAGGTGAATTGGAACATAGTACACTGATCTTTAAACACGtacgaacattgaaatgaatataattaTCGACGACAAATTATTCTGGTACGTTAGACTAACGATAAACTTAACTTAACGTTAACTCGAGGTTTCACTTGAGACTGTTCCGACGAACTGTGTATAATCGTGTATCGTGTGTGTATTATTATGTATACGCGTACGTAGAGGAAGCTTTTTGCTCTGCACTATATATTAATA includes the following:
- the LOC143424107 gene encoding haloacid dehalogenase-like hydrolase domain-containing 5 — its product is MAIMKILLRPDITRFTGVRHLSSKPKFGLLFDIDGVIVRGKNVLPPVPEAFKQLQGKDGKFRVPTVFVTNSGNALRSQKAADLTKWIGLEVKESQVIMAHSPLKLFQHFHNKQVLISGQGPIREIANELGFQKTITIQELVKNFPSLDYVNMEKRNPVCGPVDPNFPTIEGIVLFSEPVSWETPLQLMVDLLLTNGMPAGLLPDIPYPHIPVLACNMDLLWVSEAPIPRYGHGAFLLCLESLYKKITGKDLIYSALVGKPNEVTYYHANYMLREHARSIGIDHNVDTIYAIGDNINTDIFGANLYDKYLSHCAKEEALKTDKIKKLLGKDVNPPSAKACISILVETGVHQRDSNFTSEHSPRDFLPVDDSLCKPAFVVEHVGEAIRLAFKEEKFD
- the Eif2d gene encoding eukaryotic translation initiation factor 2D, producing the protein MFIKPLKVKSNNQLKGTERKKLCEEVLAAYPSLTEEETQWLIPKKEAISVMKIITHNGHTGKVYCVAKIPMFFQLGSLNQALLPTIYTLWHHPNLLKTFTTHSPVVSKLAAGADLMLPGVCIKQPVTLYSFGKLPKGTPVSVNTEDNKAPVAVGLTALSSEDMYMSGGYGKCVEILHVMGDTLCQLGKPCLRPNLGPPNVDGDDQLKNPDEAVEESNDDNEESLAETMNELEVNNDTVSETESPDKEEINIEDCGEIEDTTALEQTEVASDPVQEMDDLLEYCFLKACKTSIKANDLPILASNFFKNHLIAACPPHKSVDIKKSRYKKLSVFLAEMNARGVINTSVIKGVESILSIKFDHILLKRLVVVEEPVPPQEPVVSNAAVVSECYRVTADVLPILAKFGYEKGDVMKRAEIRKCFTEYVKAENLQDGKILRLNPQLAHVMKTKVNQETVTMEDGINKFIGRMTHMHEVTLAGNKLLHTGKLEPIDMRVTVRSGGKKVTLVNNLETFGINSKEFSKECQNIGASATITDEPGKKTPSVLVQGNQILYVYKLLTEKYQIKKTYIRGLEFAPKKQGFHKKEFIKPNVR